A DNA window from Heteronotia binoei isolate CCM8104 ecotype False Entrance Well unplaced genomic scaffold, APGP_CSIRO_Hbin_v1 ptg001301l, whole genome shotgun sequence contains the following coding sequences:
- the LOC132590984 gene encoding LOW QUALITY PROTEIN: olfactory receptor 52B2-like (The sequence of the model RefSeq protein was modified relative to this genomic sequence to represent the inferred CDS: inserted 1 base in 1 codon) — translation MGGIPVEQFSYRSRTNELQVIERAAFHIQRCHRCAEPIQTFSPAAAPLSCPQHPPPTTESTWVPTLCDKRPRCLPCFLQENIHDEKEARMLEESTFSSNRSSFYPESFILMGIPGMEEYHTWVAVPFCLMYLLALLGNISLLFLISSERSLRQPMYLFLAMLAVADLALSSSTVPKTLCVLLTDSKEISFAACLAQMFFTHVSFIAESTVLLAMAFDRYVAICKPLRYAATLTQAVIAKIGLAALGXEFVCDAPTLFLLRRLPFCGQRVMPHSYCEHMGIARMACADIAINIWYGFTTTLLSPVLDLLLISVSYSLILRAVFRLPSKETRLKTISTCGSHLCVILLFYTPALFSFFAHRFGQGIPQHVLVLLANVYQLLPAMLNPIVYAAKTKAIRERLARKMC, via the exons atgGGCGGCATCCCAGTGGAGCAA TTTAGCTACCGCAGCAGGACAAATGAACTGCAGGTGATCGAAAGAGCAGCTTTTCATATCCAGCGCTGCCACCGATGCGCGGAGCCCATTCAGACCTTcagccctgctgctgcccccctctCCTGCCCGCAgcatcctccccccaccacagaaaGCACCTGGGTTCCAACTCTGTGTGACAAGCGGCCCCGATGCCTCCCCTGTTTCTTGCAAGAGAATATCCACGATGAGAAAGAAGCCAGAATGCTGGAGGAAAGCACCTTCTCCTCCAACCGCAGCAGCTTCTACCCAGAGTCGTTCATCCTGATGGGCATCCCGGGGATGGAGGAATATCACACCTGGGTGGCCGTCCCCTTCTGCCTGATGTACCTCCTGGCCCTCCTGGGCAACATCTCCCTGCTGTTCCTCATTTCGAGCGAGCGCAGCCTCCGCCAGCCCATGTATCTCTTCCTGGCCATGCTGGCGGTGGCAGACTTGGCCCTGTCCTCCTCCACCGTCCCCAAAACACTCTGCGTCCTTCTCACagattccaaggagatctccttCGCTGCCTGCCTCGCCCAGATGTTCTTCACCCACGTCAGCTTCATCGCAGAATCCACCGTCCTGCTGGCCATGGCCTTTGACCGGTACGTGGCCATCTGCAAGCCCCTGCGGTACGCAGCCACCCTCACGCAGGCAGTGATTGCAAAGATTGGCCTGGCTGCTCTGG AGGAGTTTGTGTGTGATGCTCCCACCCTCTTCCTCCTCCGGAGACTCCCCTTCTGTGGGCAGAGGGTGATGCCCCACTCCTACTGCGAGCACATGGGCATCGCCCGGATGGCCTGTGCCGACATCGCCATCAACATCTGGTACGGGTTCACCACCACCCTCTTGTCTCCGGTCCTCGACCTTCTGCTCATCTCCGTCTCCTACTCACTTATCCTCCGGGCTGTCTTCCGGCTCCCGTCGAAGGAGACCCGCCTCAAGACCATCAGCACCTGCGGCTCCCACCTCTGCGTCATCCTCCTCTTCTACACGCCGGCCCTCTTCTCCTTCTTTGCGCACCGCTTCGGCCAGGGCATCCCGCAGCACGTTCTCGTCCTCTTGGCCAACGTCTACCAGCTCCTCCCAGCGATGCTCAACCCCATCGTCTACGCGGCCAAGACCAAAGCCATTCGGGAACGGCTGGCGAGAAAGATGTGCTGA